In Acidobacteriota bacterium, the following proteins share a genomic window:
- a CDS encoding NUDIX hydrolase has product MTNRRRARATGHEVIYQGRIFRIERDRVPLANGRTLTMEAVRHRGSVVLIAQPARGEIVLIRQFRYVVGRWLWELPAGSLEEGEPPARAARRECQEEIGLRPTRLRRLGTFYPSPGFCDERMIFYLCSGLVTPARPLPKDPDEQIEPRTLSVREAWTLVERGEIADMKTIVGLTLLDRL; this is encoded by the coding sequence ATGACGAATCGACGACGCGCCCGGGCGACCGGGCATGAAGTGATCTACCAAGGACGCATCTTCCGGATCGAACGCGATCGCGTGCCTTTGGCCAACGGACGGACGCTCACGATGGAAGCCGTCAGGCACCGGGGGTCGGTCGTGCTGATTGCGCAGCCGGCACGCGGCGAGATCGTGCTGATCCGCCAGTTCCGCTACGTCGTGGGCCGGTGGCTCTGGGAACTGCCGGCAGGGTCGCTGGAGGAAGGCGAACCGCCTGCCCGGGCGGCTCGCCGCGAATGCCAGGAGGAAATCGGTCTGCGGCCCACCCGGCTGCGACGCCTTGGCACCTTCTATCCCTCGCCCGGTTTCTGCGACGAGCGGATGATCTTCTACCTGTGTTCGGGCCTGGTCACGCCCGCCCGGCCGCTGCCGAAGGATCCGGACGAGCAGATCGAGCCCAGGACACTGTCAGTGCGGGAGGCGTGGACGCTCGTCGAACGCGGGGAAATCGCCGACATGAAGACCATCGTCGGCCTCACGCTCCTCGATCGGTTGTAA
- a CDS encoding HAD family hydrolase, with protein MARTAAVFFDVDFTLIHPGPRFDGSGYQASCARRGIVVDPARFETAVAGAASALESADGLYDHRIFVNYARRVIELMGGDAPGVDDVARELFEEWAEHRHFSLYDDVVETLQVLRDRGIRVGLISNSHRCLASFQAHFALDDLVSVAVSSAELGYMKPHPNIFRAALDLMGVRSTEAAMVGDSLQHDVNGARSVGMQGVLLARGGVPAVSQDVTVIRSLIELPARL; from the coding sequence GTGGCTCGCACCGCGGCCGTCTTCTTCGACGTCGACTTCACCCTGATCCATCCCGGCCCGCGATTCGACGGCTCCGGCTATCAGGCGAGCTGCGCCCGGCGGGGCATCGTGGTCGATCCGGCGCGGTTCGAGACGGCCGTCGCCGGCGCAGCGTCAGCCCTCGAGTCGGCCGACGGCCTCTACGACCATCGAATCTTCGTCAACTACGCGCGGCGCGTGATCGAGCTGATGGGCGGCGATGCGCCGGGCGTCGACGACGTGGCGCGCGAGCTGTTCGAGGAGTGGGCCGAACATCGCCATTTCTCGCTCTACGACGACGTGGTCGAGACGCTGCAGGTGCTGCGCGATCGAGGCATCCGCGTAGGGCTGATTTCGAACTCGCACCGGTGCCTCGCGTCGTTCCAGGCGCACTTCGCGCTCGACGACCTGGTGAGCGTGGCGGTCTCGTCGGCCGAGCTCGGCTACATGAAGCCGCATCCGAACATCTTCCGCGCGGCCCTGGATCTCATGGGCGTGCGGTCCACAGAGGCCGCGATGGTGGGTGACAGCCTGCAACACGACGTGAACGGCGCGCGGAGCGTGGGCATGCAGGGCGTCCTGCTCGCTCGTGGCGGCGTGCCGGCCGTGAGCCAGGACGTCACCGTGATCCGCTCGCTCATCGAGCTGCCGGCGAGACTCTAG
- the lspA gene encoding signal peptidase II produces the protein MLAHRRRAGRRRRARGPVRALRRSRRSVGLSEPTPTPPLDAPAPPATATVDRPADARGGLVWWVIAATVIADQTIKALIVTWIPLYSAKTIVPRLLDLVHVRNAGVAFGLMNTLDHPQRGLFTSGLAFVALASIVFYSRYVQAHERLARLGLSLILGGAIGNLIDRLRHGYVVDFVDVYFRSWHFWAFNVADAAITIGAILVCVDILFVNRHAPDSV, from the coding sequence ATGCTGGCGCATCGTCGGCGTGCAGGTCGAAGACGGCGAGCTCGCGGGCCTGTGCGAGCGCTGCGCCGAAGCCGTCGGAGTGTCGGCTTGAGCGAGCCGACGCCGACGCCGCCACTCGATGCCCCGGCACCGCCGGCGACCGCCACGGTGGATCGGCCCGCCGACGCACGCGGCGGGCTCGTCTGGTGGGTGATTGCGGCCACGGTCATCGCGGACCAGACGATCAAGGCGCTGATCGTCACGTGGATTCCACTGTACTCCGCGAAGACGATCGTCCCGCGGCTGCTCGACCTCGTCCACGTCCGCAACGCCGGCGTCGCGTTCGGGCTGATGAACACGCTCGACCATCCGCAGCGCGGGTTGTTCACGAGCGGGCTCGCCTTCGTCGCGCTCGCGAGCATCGTGTTCTACTCGCGCTACGTGCAGGCGCACGAGCGGCTCGCGCGTCTTGGCCTGTCGCTCATCCTGGGCGGAGCGATCGGCAATCTGATCGACCGGCTCCGCCACGGCTACGTCGTGGATTTCGTCGACGTGTACTTCCGGAGCTGGCATTTCTGGGCGTTCAACGTGGCGGACGCCGCGATCACGATCGGCGCGATCCTCGTGTGCGTCGACATCCTCTTCGTGAATCGACATGCACCCGATTCTGTTTGA
- the prmC gene encoding peptide chain release factor N(5)-glutamine methyltransferase, with amino-acid sequence MRGRPPSGAAPTVAALVDRAARALGAAGRPADSSRMDAEVLARHLLGWDRAGWLTHMHERPPAGFTEAFDAAVARRARREPVAYITGIREFYGRPFRVTPDVLIPRPETERVVDEALRAIDERRPHVARVRVVDVGTGSGCIAVTLALERPGIEVVATDVSPAALAVARRNAADLGVADVRFVEEPLVGGAIGAYDLVVSNPPYVAEQSRQELMPDVRDYEPPIALFGGPDGLEVLRSLLPRAERALDPGGWLVVEIGSDQDERVRRLAAEATSLSPIGIEPDLACHPRVLVARRGAPPSPRLRIIGR; translated from the coding sequence GTGCGGGGGCGCCCTCCGTCCGGCGCGGCGCCGACCGTCGCCGCCCTCGTCGACCGCGCGGCCCGCGCGCTCGGTGCGGCGGGCCGGCCCGCGGACTCGAGCCGCATGGACGCCGAGGTGCTCGCACGGCATCTTCTCGGTTGGGACCGCGCCGGTTGGCTCACGCACATGCACGAGCGGCCGCCCGCCGGGTTCACAGAGGCCTTCGACGCAGCCGTCGCCCGCCGCGCCCGCCGAGAGCCCGTGGCGTACATCACGGGCATCCGGGAGTTCTACGGACGTCCCTTTCGGGTCACGCCGGACGTGCTGATCCCTCGTCCCGAAACCGAGCGCGTCGTCGACGAGGCCCTGCGGGCGATCGACGAGCGCCGACCGCACGTCGCGCGCGTGCGCGTCGTCGACGTGGGCACCGGCAGCGGGTGCATCGCCGTCACGCTCGCGCTCGAGCGGCCGGGCATCGAGGTGGTCGCGACGGACGTCTCGCCCGCGGCGCTCGCGGTCGCGCGCCGCAACGCCGCCGATCTCGGTGTCGCTGACGTCCGGTTCGTCGAAGAGCCGCTCGTCGGTGGCGCGATCGGCGCCTATGACCTCGTGGTCTCGAACCCGCCCTACGTGGCTGAGCAGAGCCGTCAGGAATTGATGCCGGACGTCCGCGACTACGAGCCGCCGATCGCCCTGTTTGGTGGACCGGATGGGCTCGAGGTGCTCCGATCGCTGCTGCCTCGGGCCGAACGCGCGCTGGATCCAGGCGGCTGGCTGGTCGTCGAGATCGGCAGCGATCAGGACGAGCGCGTCCGCCGGCTGGCCGCCGAGGCGACGAGTCTCTCGCCGATCGGCATCGAGCCGGATCTCGCGTGCCATCCCCGCGTGCTGGTGGCCCGACGAGGCGCGCCGCCCTCGCCGCGGCTCCGTATAATCGGCCGATGA
- a CDS encoding RluA family pseudouridine synthase has translation MAAPPDAGCRLDVFVARHVPALSRSQVRRLIDAGHVTLAGQPAKPSSPVPAGAEVLVTVPPPAPSTPAAEPIPLTILYEDADIVVVDKPAGLVVHPAPGHSSGTLVNALLHHVRGLSGIGGEQRPGIVHRLDRGTSGVMVVAKHDAAHRALARQFHDRLVTKEYVALVWGHLAPGRTIESAIGRDSRQRLRMSSRTARGRSASTTVVDAEPLGDVTLVRVRIGTGRTHQIRVHLSEAGRPVVGDPLYGGVRRRMVAGAAATTRLRRPFLHASRLAFAHPISQTPLSFEAPLPDDLSEVLTVLRRAIGRAGGAGPTP, from the coding sequence GTGGCGGCTCCGCCAGATGCCGGCTGCCGGCTGGACGTGTTCGTGGCGCGTCACGTGCCTGCGCTGTCCCGCTCGCAAGTCCGGCGGTTGATCGACGCCGGGCACGTGACCCTGGCCGGGCAGCCGGCCAAGCCGAGCTCGCCCGTGCCGGCCGGCGCCGAAGTGCTCGTCACCGTGCCTCCGCCCGCACCCTCGACGCCGGCGGCCGAGCCGATTCCCCTCACCATCCTCTACGAGGATGCCGACATCGTCGTCGTCGACAAGCCCGCCGGGCTCGTGGTCCATCCGGCCCCGGGCCATTCCAGCGGCACGCTGGTCAACGCGCTGCTCCATCACGTGCGCGGCCTGAGCGGGATCGGCGGTGAGCAACGTCCCGGGATCGTCCATCGCCTCGATCGCGGCACGTCGGGCGTGATGGTCGTGGCGAAGCACGACGCCGCCCATCGCGCGCTCGCGCGACAGTTCCACGATCGCCTCGTCACCAAGGAGTACGTGGCGCTCGTCTGGGGTCACCTCGCGCCGGGACGGACGATCGAGTCGGCCATTGGCCGCGATTCCCGACAGCGGCTGAGGATGTCGAGCCGTACGGCGCGAGGCCGATCCGCGTCGACCACCGTGGTCGACGCCGAGCCGCTCGGCGACGTGACGCTCGTGCGCGTGCGGATCGGCACCGGCCGCACGCACCAGATTCGCGTACACCTCAGCGAGGCCGGCCGTCCAGTGGTCGGCGACCCGCTCTACGGAGGCGTGCGCCGAAGGATGGTGGCCGGTGCGGCGGCGACGACCCGTCTCCGTCGTCCCTTCCTGCATGCATCGCGTCTGGCCTTCGCGCACCCGATCTCGCAGACGCCCCTTTCTTTCGAAGCGCCGCTGCCGGACGATCTGAGCGAGGTGCTGACCGTGCTCCGCCGCGCGATCGGGCGGGCCGGCGGCGCGGGACCGACACCATGA
- a CDS encoding efflux RND transporter periplasmic adaptor subunit: MPVTTGQVVERPMAVNVRTVGNVEASSSVEIRPRVTGQLVSVGFKEGDDVTAGQVLFKIEPQAFELALKQAEAALARSAAQAKGMSIQVARSEELFKQGLASRADREALATQYAMLQATAASDAARVDDAKLQLEYTTITAPVSGRTGALLVHPGSLVRPTDASPLVVINQITPAYVTFAVPARLLPQLRPNAGLKVDAAPAGTKATPSSGAVTFVDNTVDQTTDTVRLKAMFPNRDRRLWAGAFVDVTLQLSIDPRARVVPNAAVQAGQQGQYVYLVKPDATVEIRPVTVARVEGEVSVIEEGVNAGDTVVTDGQLRLTPGAKVSVKPAGE, encoded by the coding sequence GTGCCCGTCACGACGGGCCAGGTCGTCGAGCGCCCGATGGCAGTCAACGTCCGCACGGTCGGGAACGTCGAGGCGTCGTCCTCGGTGGAGATCCGGCCGCGCGTCACCGGGCAGCTCGTCAGCGTCGGCTTCAAGGAGGGCGACGACGTCACCGCCGGGCAGGTGCTGTTCAAGATCGAACCTCAGGCCTTCGAGCTGGCGCTCAAGCAGGCCGAGGCGGCGCTTGCGCGCAGCGCCGCGCAGGCGAAGGGCATGAGCATCCAGGTCGCGCGCTCGGAGGAGCTCTTCAAGCAGGGGCTGGCGTCGCGCGCCGATCGTGAAGCGCTCGCCACGCAATACGCCATGCTCCAGGCCACGGCCGCCTCCGACGCCGCGCGCGTGGACGACGCGAAGCTGCAGCTCGAGTACACGACGATCACGGCGCCCGTCTCCGGGCGCACGGGCGCCCTGCTGGTGCATCCAGGGTCGCTCGTCCGGCCGACTGACGCGTCGCCGCTCGTCGTGATCAACCAGATCACGCCGGCGTACGTCACGTTCGCCGTGCCGGCGCGCCTGCTGCCGCAACTGCGTCCCAACGCCGGGCTCAAGGTCGACGCGGCGCCTGCCGGCACGAAGGCGACGCCGTCGAGCGGAGCGGTGACGTTCGTGGACAACACGGTGGACCAGACGACCGACACCGTGCGCCTCAAGGCCATGTTCCCGAACCGCGATCGCCGGCTGTGGGCCGGGGCCTTCGTGGACGTGACGCTCCAGCTCTCGATCGACCCCCGCGCGCGCGTCGTGCCGAATGCCGCGGTTCAGGCAGGTCAACAGGGACAGTACGTGTATCTCGTGAAGCCCGACGCCACGGTCGAGATCCGTCCCGTCACGGTGGCACGGGTGGAAGGCGAAGTCAGCGTCATCGAGGAGGGCGTGAACGCGGGCGATACCGTCGTCACCGACGGTCAGCTTCGCCTGACGCCCGGAGCCAAGGTCAGCGTCAAGCCGGCTGGCGAATAG
- the lgt gene encoding prolipoprotein diacylglyceryl transferase, producing the protein MHPILFEVGGWPVYAYGVLLAVAYLVALQLAVVRARRRGLDGARIMDVGIYLIIAALVGAKLMLVVVDFRYFVAQPRELLTLVRAGGVFYGGLLAALVTAIVLTRRYRLPLWTTADMFAPGIALGHVIGRLGCLLAGCCYGKPTTVPWAITFTNPLALANVGTPLGIPLHPTQIYEAAAELIVLVALLATERRGRVFAGRTFWLYVLLYGVSRFVIEFFRGDDRGMFYGVSTSQIVSLIMVPLALVMLQRLRARARA; encoded by the coding sequence ATGCACCCGATTCTGTTTGAGGTCGGCGGCTGGCCCGTCTACGCCTACGGCGTGCTGCTCGCCGTCGCCTATCTCGTCGCGCTGCAGCTCGCCGTCGTTCGCGCCCGCCGACGAGGTCTCGACGGGGCGCGCATCATGGACGTGGGCATCTACCTCATCATCGCCGCGCTCGTCGGCGCGAAGCTGATGCTGGTGGTCGTCGATTTCCGGTACTTCGTCGCCCAGCCGCGCGAGCTCCTGACGCTCGTGCGCGCGGGCGGCGTGTTCTACGGCGGCCTGCTGGCGGCGCTCGTGACGGCGATCGTGCTGACCCGCCGCTACCGGCTGCCCCTCTGGACCACGGCGGACATGTTCGCGCCGGGCATCGCGCTCGGACACGTCATCGGCCGTCTGGGCTGCCTCTTGGCCGGCTGCTGCTACGGCAAACCGACCACCGTCCCGTGGGCCATCACCTTCACGAACCCGCTCGCGCTCGCGAACGTCGGGACGCCGCTCGGCATCCCGCTGCACCCGACGCAGATCTACGAGGCCGCGGCCGAGCTGATCGTTCTCGTCGCGCTCCTCGCCACGGAACGCCGAGGGCGCGTCTTCGCCGGCCGCACGTTCTGGCTCTACGTGCTGCTCTACGGCGTCTCGCGATTCGTCATCGAGTTCTTTCGCGGAGACGATCGGGGCATGTTCTACGGCGTCTCGACGTCGCAGATCGTGTCGCTGATCATGGTGCCGCTGGCGCTGGTCATGCTGCAGCGCCTGCGGGCGCGCGCCCGTGCCTGA
- the ileS gene encoding isoleucine--tRNA ligase, translated as MRDWKETLNLPRTGFPMKANLPATEPETLARWQDMDLYGQIRARRQGRPKFVLHDGPPYANGNIHLGTALNKILKDMVVKSRSMAGFDAPFVVGYDCHGLPIELKVDRELGAKKRDMAVAEFCQACRAYAERFIDTMTAQFQRLGVLGTWDAPYLTMNFKYQAAIARAFGRFVERGLVYKGKKPVHWCIHCRTALAEAEVEYEEHTSPSIYVEFPASPAGAADLAARVPALANRDVAVLIWTTTPWTIPSNLAVAFHPEFDYGAYDVDGRLVIVAEALADRVGAAVGRRFGPPIATFKGTALEGVRFQHPLYARDSVGVLAEYVTLDAGTGAVHTAPGHGADDFATGMKYGLDIYAPVGPGGHFLDSVDIFAGQRVFDANTSVEQALHERARLWHRELFSHQYPHCWRCHHPVIFLATSQWFIRMDAPLGDASAGASDRTLRRAATDAIDRDVQWIPSWGHDRIFNMVAHRPDWCVSRQRVWGVPIPALDCTRCGEALTSAAIVEQAARVFEAHGADAWYSHATAAFVPDGLACPACGAQDFEKEMNILDVWFDSGSSHEAVLSVRPELTWPADLYLEGSDQHRGWFQSSLLVGLGTRGRAPYRQVLTHGFLIDLEGRKMSKSLGTSIAPHTVIDQNGADILRLWVAMSDYRDEIRISQEILSRVVEAYRKVRNTLRYLLGNLYDFDPARDRVSAADRLLEVDRYMLARMAHVAADVQRHYDAYDFQAIFQILNEFVTVDLSAFYLDVSKDRLYTLRADSAARRSAQTAQYVIADGLCRLLAPILSMTADEVWRHLPGPREASVHLADFAPDLERWRDAALEARWERLLEIRRQVNAALEGARQRKEIGSSLAAHVTIRASGTDADLLEQSRDDLPMLCITSAVDLIRQDSGALAVEVSRAAGDKCPRCWRIVGVQVEDGELAGLCERCAEAVGVSA; from the coding sequence ATGCGCGACTGGAAAGAGACGCTCAACCTTCCGCGAACCGGTTTCCCGATGAAGGCGAACCTGCCCGCCACCGAGCCGGAGACGCTCGCCCGCTGGCAGGACATGGACCTCTACGGACAGATTCGGGCGCGGCGACAGGGCCGCCCGAAGTTCGTGCTGCACGACGGTCCTCCGTACGCGAACGGCAACATCCATCTCGGCACGGCGCTGAACAAGATCCTCAAGGACATGGTCGTGAAGTCGCGCTCGATGGCCGGCTTCGATGCGCCGTTCGTCGTCGGATACGACTGTCATGGCCTGCCGATCGAGCTGAAGGTCGATCGAGAGCTCGGCGCGAAGAAGCGGGACATGGCCGTCGCCGAGTTCTGCCAGGCGTGCCGCGCGTACGCCGAGCGCTTCATCGACACGATGACCGCGCAGTTCCAGCGGCTCGGCGTGCTCGGCACGTGGGACGCGCCGTACCTGACGATGAACTTCAAGTATCAGGCGGCGATCGCGCGCGCCTTCGGCCGCTTCGTCGAGCGCGGCCTGGTCTACAAAGGCAAGAAGCCGGTCCACTGGTGCATCCACTGCCGCACCGCGCTCGCCGAGGCCGAGGTCGAGTACGAGGAGCACACGTCGCCGTCGATCTACGTCGAGTTCCCGGCATCGCCGGCGGGCGCCGCCGACCTGGCCGCGCGCGTCCCTGCTCTGGCCAACCGCGACGTCGCGGTGTTGATCTGGACGACGACCCCGTGGACCATCCCGTCGAACCTCGCGGTCGCGTTCCATCCGGAGTTCGATTACGGGGCGTACGACGTGGACGGGCGGCTCGTCATCGTCGCCGAGGCGCTGGCCGATCGGGTGGGCGCCGCCGTCGGACGCCGTTTCGGCCCTCCGATCGCGACGTTCAAAGGCACCGCGCTGGAGGGGGTGCGCTTTCAGCACCCGCTGTACGCGCGCGACTCGGTCGGCGTGCTCGCGGAGTACGTGACGCTCGACGCCGGCACGGGCGCGGTCCACACGGCGCCCGGCCACGGCGCCGACGACTTCGCCACGGGCATGAAGTACGGCCTCGACATCTACGCGCCGGTCGGCCCGGGCGGCCACTTCCTCGACTCGGTCGACATCTTCGCCGGCCAGCGCGTCTTCGACGCCAACACCAGCGTCGAACAGGCACTCCACGAGCGCGCCCGGCTGTGGCATCGCGAGCTCTTCTCGCATCAGTACCCGCACTGCTGGCGCTGCCACCATCCGGTGATCTTCCTCGCGACGTCGCAGTGGTTCATCAGGATGGACGCGCCGCTCGGCGACGCATCGGCCGGCGCGTCGGATCGGACGCTTCGGCGCGCGGCCACCGACGCCATCGATCGCGACGTGCAGTGGATTCCGTCGTGGGGGCACGACCGCATCTTCAACATGGTCGCGCATCGCCCCGACTGGTGCGTCTCGCGGCAGCGGGTCTGGGGCGTGCCGATTCCGGCGCTCGACTGCACCCGCTGCGGCGAGGCGCTGACGTCGGCCGCCATCGTCGAGCAGGCCGCGCGAGTCTTCGAAGCCCACGGCGCCGACGCGTGGTACAGCCATGCGACGGCGGCGTTCGTGCCAGACGGCCTCGCGTGCCCGGCATGCGGCGCGCAGGACTTCGAGAAGGAGATGAACATCCTCGACGTGTGGTTCGACTCCGGATCGAGCCACGAAGCCGTCCTGTCCGTTCGCCCGGAGCTCACATGGCCGGCCGATCTGTACCTCGAGGGCAGCGACCAGCATCGCGGATGGTTCCAGAGCTCGCTCCTCGTCGGGCTCGGCACACGTGGGCGCGCGCCGTACCGCCAGGTGCTGACCCACGGGTTCCTCATCGACCTCGAGGGACGGAAGATGTCGAAGTCGCTCGGCACGTCGATCGCGCCGCACACCGTGATCGACCAGAACGGCGCCGACATCCTGCGGCTGTGGGTGGCGATGAGCGATTACCGCGACGAAATCCGGATCAGCCAGGAGATCCTGTCGCGGGTCGTCGAGGCGTATCGAAAGGTTCGCAACACGCTGCGGTACCTGCTGGGCAATCTCTACGACTTCGATCCGGCGCGCGACCGCGTGAGCGCAGCGGATCGGCTGCTCGAGGTCGACCGCTACATGCTTGCGCGCATGGCGCACGTGGCCGCGGACGTGCAGCGGCACTACGACGCCTATGACTTCCAGGCCATCTTCCAGATCCTGAACGAGTTCGTCACGGTGGACCTGAGCGCGTTCTACCTCGACGTCTCGAAAGACCGTCTGTACACGCTGCGCGCGGACTCCGCTGCGCGCCGGTCGGCGCAGACGGCGCAGTACGTCATCGCCGACGGCCTGTGCCGCCTGCTCGCGCCAATCCTGTCGATGACCGCCGACGAGGTGTGGCGGCACCTGCCCGGCCCGCGGGAAGCCTCGGTGCACCTCGCCGACTTCGCGCCCGACCTCGAGCGCTGGCGAGACGCCGCACTCGAGGCGCGCTGGGAGCGGCTGCTCGAGATCCGCCGCCAGGTGAACGCGGCGCTCGAGGGGGCCCGGCAGCGCAAGGAAATCGGCAGCTCGCTCGCCGCCCACGTGACGATTCGCGCCAGCGGCACCGACGCCGACCTGCTCGAGCAGAGCCGCGACGATCTGCCGATGCTGTGCATCACCTCGGCCGTGGATCTCATTCGTCAGGACTCGGGGGCGCTGGCCGTCGAGGTCTCGCGAGCGGCTGGCGACAAGTGTCCCCGATGCTGGCGCATCGTCGGCGTGCAGGTCGAAGACGGCGAGCTCGCGGGCCTGTGCGAGCGCTGCGCCGAAGCCGTCGGAGTGTCGGCTTGA
- a CDS encoding histidine triad nucleotide-binding protein: protein MSCLFCRIVAGEIPASTVFEDDVLVAFNDVNPQAPMHVLIVPRQHIETLNDLSASQDELIGSMVRRAAAIAAERGYDSLGYRTVFNCNAAAGQTVFHIHLHVLGGRHFSWPPG from the coding sequence ATGAGCTGCCTCTTCTGCCGAATCGTCGCCGGTGAGATCCCGGCGTCCACGGTGTTCGAAGACGACGTGCTGGTGGCGTTCAACGACGTGAACCCGCAAGCCCCGATGCACGTGCTCATCGTGCCCCGCCAGCACATCGAGACGTTGAACGATCTCAGCGCGTCTCAGGACGAGCTGATCGGATCGATGGTGCGCCGCGCCGCCGCGATCGCCGCCGAGCGCGGCTACGACAGCCTGGGATACCGCACGGTGTTCAACTGCAACGCCGCGGCCGGCCAGACCGTGTTCCACATCCATCTGCACGTGCTCGGCGGCAGGCATTTCAGTTGGCCGCCGGGATGA